A genomic window from Brevibacillus agri includes:
- a CDS encoding glycosyltransferase translates to MSKLRVLHVIGGGEFGGAEQHILNLVTTFPAEEVDVAVVCFYDSLFAEKLRAAGIKVIALNQFGRFDIRLLQALRRTFLAFGPAIIHTHGIKANFFSRLAALGMKVPLLTTVHSSLRYDYAGALAYAIVSMMERSTRHWNRHYIAISGAIADVLREQGVKSSAISVIYNGMDLSPYQQDQLRESDRSRFRAEWNVPQDAFLFGTVARFVPVKGLPILLDAFHALVQDKAASPYLVLIGDGSERPALEAKVQELCLAERVRFAGFRQDIPACLHAIDGFVHSSLYEGLGYTIIEAMAAKVPVVASNVGGVKEFVFHERTGLVVEPNDSAALARAMEQLWTSPQLRETLAQNALEKVEATFTIQQMTAQILSLYRKLLS, encoded by the coding sequence ATGAGCAAACTACGCGTCCTCCACGTGATTGGCGGGGGGGAATTTGGCGGTGCGGAACAACATATTCTCAATCTGGTTACGACTTTTCCTGCGGAGGAAGTAGACGTCGCCGTCGTCTGCTTCTACGATTCGCTCTTTGCCGAGAAGCTGCGGGCTGCTGGCATCAAGGTGATTGCGTTGAACCAGTTCGGCCGATTTGACATTCGTCTGCTGCAAGCTTTGCGGCGCACGTTCCTCGCTTTTGGGCCAGCGATCATCCATACGCACGGGATCAAGGCCAACTTTTTTTCCCGGCTGGCCGCGCTCGGCATGAAGGTGCCTCTCTTGACGACCGTACACAGCTCGCTGCGCTACGATTACGCAGGCGCGTTGGCCTACGCGATCGTCAGCATGATGGAACGGAGCACCCGCCACTGGAATCGGCACTACATCGCCATCAGCGGCGCCATTGCCGACGTCTTGCGCGAGCAGGGCGTGAAAAGTTCCGCGATCAGCGTGATCTACAACGGGATGGATTTGTCTCCTTACCAGCAGGATCAGCTTCGCGAGAGCGACCGCAGCCGTTTTCGCGCGGAGTGGAACGTGCCGCAGGACGCCTTTTTGTTCGGAACCGTAGCGCGATTCGTTCCAGTCAAAGGCTTGCCGATTCTGCTCGACGCCTTTCACGCGCTTGTGCAGGACAAAGCAGCGTCGCCTTATCTCGTGCTGATCGGCGACGGCTCGGAACGTCCGGCGCTGGAAGCGAAGGTGCAGGAGCTGTGCCTTGCGGAGCGCGTCCGCTTTGCCGGGTTTCGGCAGGACATTCCGGCTTGCCTGCATGCCATCGACGGCTTTGTTCACTCCTCCCTGTACGAAGGGCTCGGCTACACGATTATCGAGGCGATGGCCGCCAAAGTGCCTGTCGTCGCAAGCAACGTGGGCGGCGTGAAGGAATTCGTCTTCCACGAGCGCACGGGACTGGTTGTCGAGCCGAACGATTCCGCAGCATTGGCGCGAGCAATGGAACAGCTCTGGACTTCGCCACAACTGCGCGAGACGCTGGCGCAAAACGCCTTGGAAAAGGTCGAAGCCACTTTCACGATTCAGCAGATGACCGCTCAAATTTTGTCTCTGTACCGAAAGCTGTTGTCATAA
- a CDS encoding M55 family metallopeptidase, which produces MKLFLSVDMEGISGIVDTSYINPDSGVNYQRGRQFMTDDANAVIEAALASGATEIVVADSHNTMNNILWEKLHPKARLLAGSPRDCSMMQGLDESFDAAMFIGYHTRQGVPGVLSHTMSGVVRNMYINGRVVGEFGFNAAIAGLYNVPVIMVSGDNLIAEEARELIPGIRTAIVKEAVSRTAAICLSREDATAALKEQAALALGNVSAIAPFTNDSPLTLAMEFSHAGQAEMAAIVPHTRYETATNTVYYSTDDPQDLYKTMRAMLNLASEAEFF; this is translated from the coding sequence ATGAAACTTTTTCTCTCGGTAGACATGGAAGGCATCTCCGGCATCGTCGACACCAGCTACATCAATCCTGATTCGGGCGTAAACTACCAGCGCGGCCGCCAGTTCATGACCGATGACGCCAACGCGGTGATCGAAGCGGCGCTTGCCAGCGGCGCGACGGAAATCGTCGTGGCGGACAGCCACAATACGATGAACAACATTTTGTGGGAAAAGCTGCACCCGAAAGCGCGGCTGCTCGCTGGCTCGCCCCGCGATTGCTCGATGATGCAGGGGCTGGATGAGAGCTTCGATGCCGCTATGTTTATCGGCTACCATACCCGCCAAGGGGTCCCTGGCGTGCTCAGCCACACCATGTCCGGCGTCGTCCGCAACATGTACATCAACGGACGGGTCGTAGGCGAATTTGGCTTTAACGCGGCAATCGCGGGCTTGTACAACGTTCCGGTCATCATGGTGTCCGGCGACAACCTCATCGCCGAAGAAGCGCGGGAGCTGATTCCTGGCATCCGTACAGCGATCGTCAAGGAAGCGGTGTCGCGCACAGCCGCTATCTGTCTGTCGCGCGAGGACGCGACCGCCGCACTGAAGGAGCAGGCGGCGCTTGCGCTTGGCAATGTATCCGCCATCGCTCCGTTTACGAACGACAGTCCGCTTACGCTGGCCATGGAGTTTTCCCATGCCGGCCAAGCCGAAATGGCGGCAATCGTCCCTCACACCCGCTATGAGACGGCGACAAACACCGTTTATTACAGCACGGACGATCCGCAGGACTTGTACAAAACGATGCGGGCGATGCTGAACCTCGCTTCCGAGGCAGAGTTTTTCTAG
- a CDS encoding cold-shock protein, with amino-acid sequence MERGRVKWFNSEKGFGFIERDGADDVFVHFSAIQGEGYKSLDEGQEVEFDVENGQRGPQATNVRKL; translated from the coding sequence ATGGAACGTGGTAGAGTAAAATGGTTCAACAGCGAAAAAGGTTTCGGTTTTATCGAACGGGATGGTGCGGATGATGTGTTCGTCCACTTCTCCGCGATTCAGGGAGAAGGCTACAAATCCCTGGATGAAGGGCAAGAGGTCGAGTTTGACGTGGAAAACGGTCAACGCGGCCCACAGGCGACGAACGTTCGCAAACTGTAA
- a CDS encoding nucleotide sugar dehydrogenase, translated as MTQPVRVAVVGLGFVGLPLALTYAMKGANVVGVDALPHVVDEINAAHSHHLESYQGKTLPEILKEQIEAKRFRATTSYEEAAAEVDHYIVTVGLPVHNGDPDLGPLKSCAQSLGSVLKKGDTIMIRSTVVPGTTEEVLKPILEEVSGLVAGVDFYLTYCSERIAEGRAFEEFIHMPLVLGGINEQSAKKGKELLSFISETDITISDIRVVETAKVIENIQRDVNIAMVQEFARFSEAFGIDTFELIKVANTHKRVNLLTPGPGVGGFCLPNALYYLQPKARELGVSLPILQQARMTNDAVPEVLIGMLEKALQQKGKTLAGSRVAVLGLAMKDFSNDDRVSPVHDIIKLLLAKRVEVRSYDPAVPTAYEHKQDSLEAAVRGADALILTAVQKQFADVNWDEVAAQMADSAILFDTKNRIPLNSVSKATVVRI; from the coding sequence ATGACTCAGCCTGTGCGCGTAGCTGTAGTGGGATTAGGGTTTGTTGGCTTGCCGCTTGCTCTTACCTATGCCATGAAGGGAGCAAACGTCGTCGGCGTTGACGCCTTGCCTCACGTCGTGGATGAAATTAATGCGGCGCATTCCCACCATTTGGAGTCCTATCAGGGGAAAACCTTGCCGGAGATTCTCAAGGAACAAATTGAAGCAAAGCGTTTCCGCGCTACCACTTCCTACGAGGAAGCGGCTGCGGAAGTCGATCATTATATTGTGACCGTCGGTTTGCCGGTGCATAACGGCGACCCGGATCTCGGACCGTTGAAAAGCTGTGCCCAATCGCTCGGCAGCGTGCTGAAAAAGGGCGATACGATCATGATTCGCAGCACGGTCGTTCCAGGGACCACGGAAGAAGTGCTGAAGCCGATTCTCGAAGAAGTGAGCGGCCTCGTCGCAGGCGTCGACTTTTATTTGACGTACTGCTCCGAGCGGATTGCCGAAGGACGAGCTTTTGAAGAGTTCATCCACATGCCGCTCGTGCTTGGCGGCATCAACGAGCAGAGCGCCAAGAAAGGAAAAGAGCTGCTTTCCTTCATCAGCGAAACAGACATTACGATCTCGGACATCCGCGTGGTCGAAACCGCCAAAGTCATCGAAAACATCCAGCGCGACGTCAATATCGCGATGGTTCAAGAGTTCGCCCGCTTTTCCGAGGCGTTCGGGATCGACACGTTCGAGCTGATTAAGGTTGCCAACACGCACAAGCGCGTGAACCTATTGACGCCTGGTCCTGGCGTTGGCGGCTTCTGCCTGCCGAACGCCCTGTATTACTTGCAGCCAAAAGCTCGCGAGCTGGGCGTGTCGCTGCCGATCTTGCAGCAGGCGCGCATGACTAACGATGCTGTGCCGGAAGTGCTGATCGGCATGCTGGAAAAAGCGTTGCAGCAAAAAGGCAAGACGCTTGCAGGCAGCCGTGTAGCTGTACTGGGGCTTGCGATGAAGGACTTCTCCAACGACGACCGCGTCAGCCCTGTGCACGACATCATCAAGCTGTTGCTCGCCAAAAGAGTCGAGGTGCGCTCGTATGACCCGGCGGTACCGACTGCGTACGAGCACAAGCAAGACAGTCTGGAGGCAGCCGTTCGCGGTGCCGACGCCTTGATTTTGACGGCTGTGCAAAAACAGTTCGCGGACGTAAACTGGGATGAAGTAGCGGCGCAAATGGCCGACTCCGCGATTTTGTTCGATACGAAAAACCGCATTCCGCTCAACTCGGTCAGCAAGGCTACTGTTGTGCGCATTTAA
- a CDS encoding 2Fe-2S iron-sulfur cluster-binding protein, with protein MGSNRPEQFAATVWEGGKERSISLARGENLLMALVRAQLPIDFFCTTGKCRTCMVRMNIPAGSAPPPSETEQYRLGEAVQQGYRLACQVYVTGPLTVFLDTSGSA; from the coding sequence ATGGGAAGCAACCGTCCGGAGCAGTTCGCAGCAACCGTATGGGAAGGCGGCAAGGAGCGCAGCATCTCGCTTGCGCGGGGGGAAAACTTGCTGATGGCGCTGGTGCGCGCGCAGCTTCCGATCGATTTTTTCTGCACGACGGGAAAGTGTCGAACTTGTATGGTCAGGATGAATATTCCAGCAGGCTCGGCTCCTCCGCCGTCCGAGACCGAGCAATACCGTCTGGGAGAAGCCGTGCAGCAAGGGTATCGGCTTGCCTGCCAAGTTTATGTGACCGGGCCGCTGACCGTATTTTTGGACACTTCCGGTTCGGCATGA
- a CDS encoding DUF350 domain-containing protein produces the protein MAGLLHNPYFATAAYFTVTGLAMILFLAIFELVTRYRVWAELKRGNMAVAMATGGKIFGIANVFRYSIQANLSLGQALIWGSFGFCLLLIAYFIFEFMTPSFKVDEEIANDNRAIGFIAMVLSIGFSYIIGASLSK, from the coding sequence ATGGCAGGCCTTCTGCACAATCCATATTTTGCAACTGCTGCTTACTTTACCGTTACCGGACTCGCGATGATTTTGTTTTTGGCGATTTTCGAGCTGGTGACGCGCTATCGTGTATGGGCAGAGCTGAAACGTGGGAACATGGCCGTCGCGATGGCAACGGGCGGAAAAATTTTTGGCATCGCCAATGTTTTCCGCTATTCGATTCAGGCGAATCTTTCTTTAGGGCAGGCTTTGATCTGGGGTTCATTCGGTTTTTGCTTGCTTCTGATCGCTTACTTTATTTTTGAATTTATGACCCCCTCGTTCAAGGTGGATGAGGAAATAGCCAATGACAACAGGGCGATCGGCTTCATCGCGATGGTCCTGTCCATCGGCTTTTCTTATATTATCGGAGCGAGCCTGTCCAAGTAG